The proteins below come from a single Vibrio diazotrophicus genomic window:
- a CDS encoding Ig-like domain-containing protein, with the protein MKLSRIALALSSTFALSACTMVQTEVTPENLTWQAITFGQSTDLNFGSTILPEKIGTNEVLVNGKPVEAGKLAETFTIESRGGKLANSHEGVTFYYTKLPTNKNFTLSASVVLEQLGPETGSTPNRQEGAGIMVRDIIGQPRLDPQPEGLEEFPAASNMVMNLLRASKKENNGLININANYREGIYQPWGTGGNKMARDEFIKDVPFTDGKPFKMSLTRTDTGYFVTYDNGSISETHEVEGANANIVEMQDPDNQYVGFFASRNAKISVSDVQIELSDAHTVDAPKYSAKLTDVVLQQASPDKSAIENYSLQSRANYSGTFSVSQQGKVVVEKQDVPAGDFFRFDATLTSPSTAFTVTYTPTEGPNLTPKTYQQKVEKVNLADPMNISVNPDGSNGHLDLATAIELVAPGGIITLEDGDYQGITIPVSASGTADLPKTLLAKGEHVRFLGDIQHNASYWNVSDIEVSGARYIVWGSHNNFDYIVTHSAPDTGFQITSPDKLGRALWASHNTVSDSESYNNMDKSQINADGFAAKMRIGDGNTFIRCVSHHNIDDGWDLFNKVEDGANGAVTIIDSVSYRNGQTLTVAGKGGSRGNGFKLGGEGLPVAHVVKNSLAFQNNMDGFTDNFNPGSLVLENNVSIDNKRFNFLFRKSPYAGQVKQGYFEDNRSYRFFVESKYSDVVNGDTLVNNQFFIDGHIVDQNGKIVKEDVSELKNASDVNSTSEESMYEQVQKLRSLLN; encoded by the coding sequence ATGAAACTATCGAGAATTGCCCTTGCGCTTAGTAGTACATTTGCGCTCAGTGCATGCACTATGGTGCAAACAGAGGTAACACCAGAAAACTTGACGTGGCAAGCTATCACTTTCGGCCAATCTACTGACTTAAACTTCGGCTCTACAATCCTTCCAGAAAAAATAGGGACAAATGAAGTATTAGTGAATGGAAAGCCGGTCGAAGCAGGAAAACTTGCCGAAACTTTCACTATTGAAAGCCGCGGCGGTAAACTGGCCAATTCCCATGAAGGCGTCACTTTCTACTACACCAAACTTCCTACCAACAAAAATTTCACCCTATCCGCTTCGGTTGTTTTAGAGCAATTGGGTCCAGAAACAGGCTCTACACCTAACCGTCAGGAAGGTGCAGGAATTATGGTTCGCGACATCATTGGTCAGCCACGATTAGATCCTCAACCTGAAGGTTTAGAAGAGTTTCCTGCGGCATCAAATATGGTGATGAACCTTTTAAGAGCGAGCAAAAAAGAGAATAACGGTTTAATTAATATCAATGCGAACTATCGTGAAGGTATCTACCAACCATGGGGAACTGGCGGTAACAAAATGGCACGTGACGAGTTTATAAAAGATGTGCCTTTCACCGATGGTAAGCCATTCAAAATGTCTCTAACTCGAACAGATACTGGTTATTTTGTCACTTATGACAATGGAAGCATCAGTGAAACCCATGAAGTTGAGGGAGCAAACGCTAATATCGTAGAGATGCAAGATCCTGATAACCAATATGTTGGATTCTTTGCTTCACGTAACGCAAAGATTTCAGTCAGTGACGTTCAGATTGAACTTAGCGATGCGCATACCGTTGATGCACCAAAATATTCAGCGAAATTGACGGATGTTGTCTTACAACAGGCATCGCCTGACAAAAGTGCAATTGAAAACTACAGTCTGCAATCACGAGCAAACTACTCTGGTACTTTCAGTGTTAGCCAACAAGGTAAAGTGGTTGTAGAAAAGCAAGATGTTCCAGCGGGTGACTTCTTCCGCTTTGATGCAACACTCACCTCTCCTAGCACTGCATTTACTGTTACATATACACCAACAGAAGGCCCGAATCTAACACCTAAAACTTATCAACAGAAAGTTGAAAAGGTCAACTTAGCGGATCCAATGAATATTTCTGTAAATCCAGACGGTAGCAATGGTCATTTAGATCTTGCAACAGCCATCGAACTCGTTGCTCCTGGCGGTATTATCACCCTAGAAGACGGCGACTACCAAGGCATCACTATTCCAGTTTCAGCAAGCGGCACTGCTGACTTGCCAAAAACGCTTTTGGCGAAAGGCGAACACGTTCGCTTCCTTGGTGACATTCAACACAATGCAAGTTACTGGAACGTTTCAGATATTGAAGTCTCAGGTGCACGTTACATTGTTTGGGGTAGCCATAACAACTTCGATTACATTGTCACACACAGCGCTCCTGATACGGGCTTCCAGATTACATCACCAGACAAATTGGGACGAGCTTTATGGGCAAGTCATAACACTGTGAGTGACAGCGAAAGTTACAACAACATGGATAAATCTCAAATCAACGCAGATGGCTTTGCCGCCAAAATGCGAATTGGTGACGGAAACACCTTCATCCGTTGTGTGTCTCACCACAACATTGATGATGGTTGGGATTTATTCAACAAAGTAGAAGATGGTGCCAATGGCGCTGTGACGATCATTGATTCTGTTTCATACCGAAATGGTCAAACGCTAACGGTTGCAGGTAAAGGCGGAAGTAGAGGTAATGGTTTTAAATTAGGTGGTGAAGGTTTACCTGTTGCCCACGTAGTGAAAAACAGCTTAGCTTTCCAAAATAACATGGATGGCTTTACTGACAACTTTAACCCTGGTTCTCTTGTGCTAGAAAATAACGTTTCTATCGATAATAAGCGTTTCAATTTCTTATTCCGTAAGAGCCCATACGCTGGTCAAGTTAAACAGGGATATTTTGAAGATAACCGCTCATACCGTTTTTTTGTTGAAAGCAAATATAGTGATGTTGTCAACGGAGATACTTTGGTTAACAACCAGTTCTTTATTGACGGCCATATTGTTGACCAAAACGGCAAAATCGTGAAGGAAGATGTCAGTGAACTTAAAAATGCCAGTGACGTTAATTCTACTAGCGAAGAGTCAATGTATGAGCAAGTACAAAAACTACGTTCACTATTGAACTAG
- a CDS encoding carbohydrate ABC transporter permease has product MFTAFPFISSFVMSFTDYDLMTSPEFIGIENYRYMLTEDDIFWKSMSVTFLYVFLTIPVKLAFALGIAFILNFKLRGIGFFRTAYYIPSILGSSIAIAVLWRALFAIDGVLNGALGFIGIDPINWLGEPAFALFSITLLRAWQFGSAMVIFLAALQNVPQSQYEAAMIDGASKWQMFLKVTVPLITPVIFFNFIMQTTQAFQEFTAPYVITGGGPMKSTYLISLYIYETAFKFFDMGYGSALAWALFIVVAIFTSITFRSSKYWVFYSGDKGGKS; this is encoded by the coding sequence ATGTTTACCGCTTTTCCGTTTATTTCATCATTCGTGATGAGCTTTACCGATTATGACCTGATGACTTCACCTGAATTCATCGGTATTGAAAACTATCGGTACATGCTCACTGAAGATGATATCTTTTGGAAGTCAATGAGCGTCACATTCTTGTACGTTTTCTTGACCATCCCGGTAAAACTAGCGTTCGCACTAGGGATTGCTTTTATCCTTAACTTTAAGTTAAGAGGTATTGGCTTCTTCCGTACTGCTTACTATATCCCTTCAATTCTGGGTAGTAGTATTGCAATCGCGGTACTGTGGCGTGCTCTATTTGCTATCGATGGTGTTCTTAACGGTGCCTTAGGCTTTATTGGTATTGACCCAATTAACTGGCTAGGTGAACCAGCTTTCGCGCTATTCTCAATCACACTATTGCGTGCGTGGCAGTTTGGTTCTGCGATGGTTATCTTCCTAGCAGCACTACAGAATGTTCCTCAATCTCAGTATGAAGCTGCGATGATCGACGGTGCAAGCAAATGGCAAATGTTCTTGAAAGTAACTGTGCCACTAATTACACCGGTTATCTTCTTCAACTTCATCATGCAAACAACTCAAGCATTCCAAGAGTTTACAGCGCCATACGTTATCACTGGCGGCGGCCCAATGAAGTCAACTTACCTGATCTCTCTATACATCTATGAGACAGCGTTTAAGTTCTTTGATATGGGTTACGGTTCTGCATTGGCATGGGCACTATTCATCGTAGTAGCAATCTTCACGTCAATCACATTCCGTTCGTCGAAGTACTGGGTATTCTACTCAGGTGATAAAGGAGGCAAATCATAA
- a CDS encoding ABC transporter substrate-binding protein: MNQKVLTTLIAAAIGATSASAFADVELRMSWWGGNSRHQATLNAIQKFEEQNPGIKVKAEYTGWDGHLSRLTTQVAGNTEPDVMQTNWNWLPIFSKNGDGFYDMNQQKDILHVGSFPKNAIDMTTVEGKINGLPVSMTSRVFYYNTPTWEKAGVEFPTDWDQLMAAGKAFEKNLGADYYPLVIEARDVFAMNRSYMLQTTGKDIIDAQKTTLAYSQEEMEKFFQLYVDQVNNHVFPSTKEFSSYGKGNLYEMRPWIDGRFGGVYMWDTAIAKYTANLAPGLYMDLGPYPMAPGATDSGLLARPSMMFSIGRNTKHPEEAAKLVTFLLNDPIGVKALGLARGIPMSKEGLQTLHEAGEIDPESLSYQGYLQAQGLPKQVLPTTFTDNAQLMELFGESMEKLDYGQTDVKGAAQDFLRRGNRILKRIAK; the protein is encoded by the coding sequence ATGAATCAAAAGGTATTGACTACACTTATCGCTGCTGCAATCGGTGCAACTTCTGCTTCAGCATTTGCTGACGTAGAGCTACGTATGTCTTGGTGGGGGGGGAACTCACGTCACCAAGCTACACTGAATGCAATCCAAAAGTTTGAAGAGCAAAATCCTGGTATTAAAGTTAAAGCTGAATACACAGGCTGGGATGGCCATTTATCTCGTTTGACTACTCAGGTTGCAGGTAATACTGAACCAGACGTAATGCAAACTAACTGGAACTGGTTACCTATCTTTTCTAAGAATGGTGATGGTTTCTACGACATGAACCAGCAGAAAGACATTCTGCATGTAGGTAGCTTCCCGAAAAATGCTATCGATATGACAACTGTCGAAGGTAAGATCAACGGTCTTCCTGTGTCTATGACATCACGTGTTTTCTACTACAACACTCCAACTTGGGAGAAAGCAGGTGTTGAGTTCCCAACCGATTGGGATCAACTAATGGCTGCGGGTAAAGCGTTTGAGAAAAATCTAGGTGCTGATTACTACCCACTAGTGATTGAAGCGCGTGATGTGTTCGCTATGAACCGTTCTTACATGCTTCAAACTACAGGTAAAGATATCATTGATGCACAAAAGACAACTCTGGCTTACTCTCAAGAAGAGATGGAGAAGTTCTTCCAGCTATACGTAGATCAAGTTAATAACCACGTATTCCCATCAACGAAAGAGTTTTCTTCTTACGGTAAGGGAAACCTTTACGAAATGCGTCCATGGATTGATGGCCGTTTCGGTGGTGTATACATGTGGGATACCGCAATTGCTAAGTACACAGCTAACCTAGCACCTGGTCTATATATGGATTTAGGGCCATACCCAATGGCTCCTGGCGCAACTGACTCAGGCCTATTAGCTCGTCCATCAATGATGTTCTCGATTGGACGTAACACTAAGCACCCTGAAGAGGCAGCTAAGCTAGTAACATTCCTCTTGAATGATCCAATTGGTGTTAAAGCTCTTGGTCTAGCTCGTGGTATTCCTATGAGCAAAGAAGGATTACAAACTTTGCACGAAGCAGGTGAGATAGATCCAGAAAGCTTGAGCTACCAAGGCTACCTACAAGCTCAAGGTTTACCAAAACAAGTTCTTCCAACGACATTCACTGACAATGCTCAGTTAATGGAGCTTTTCGGCGAGTCAATGGAGAAACTAGATTATGGTCAAACTGACGTTAAAGGTGCTGCTCAAGATTTCCTACGTCGTGGTAACCGTATCCTAAAACGCATCGCTAAATAA
- a CDS encoding RpiB/LacA/LacB family sugar-phosphate isomerase: protein MKIALMMENSQAGKNAMVLNELNTVAGPLGHDVFNVGMSDEADHHLTYIHLGIMASILLNSNAVDFVVAGCGTGQGAMMSLNLHPGVVCGYCLEPSDAFLFNQINNGNAIALAFAKGFGWAGELNVRYMFEKAFTGPRGEGYPKERAEPQQRNAGILSQVKAAVAKDSIVDALRSIDQELVKTAVGGARFQECFFNNCQDAEIEAYVKSLIA, encoded by the coding sequence ATGAAAATTGCATTGATGATGGAAAACAGCCAAGCAGGCAAAAACGCAATGGTTCTTAATGAACTGAACACGGTTGCGGGCCCTCTTGGTCACGATGTTTTCAACGTGGGTATGAGCGATGAAGCGGATCACCACCTGACTTACATCCACCTAGGCATCATGGCTAGCATCCTTCTTAACTCTAACGCGGTTGACTTCGTTGTGGCAGGTTGTGGTACTGGTCAAGGCGCAATGATGTCGCTAAACCTACACCCAGGTGTGGTTTGTGGTTACTGCTTAGAGCCATCTGACGCATTCCTGTTCAACCAAATCAACAACGGTAACGCTATTGCTCTCGCATTCGCGAAAGGCTTCGGCTGGGCTGGTGAACTGAACGTTCGTTACATGTTCGAAAAAGCGTTCACAGGTCCACGTGGCGAAGGCTACCCTAAAGAGCGTGCGGAACCACAACAACGTAACGCTGGTATCTTGAGCCAAGTTAAAGCGGCAGTAGCGAAAGACAGCATTGTTGATGCTTTACGTTCTATCGACCAAGAGCTAGTAAAAACTGCCGTTGGCGGCGCTCGATTCCAAGAGTGCTTCTTCAATAACTGCCAAGATGCAGAAATTGAAGCTTACGTTAAGTCTCTTATTGCTTAA
- a CDS encoding oligogalacturonate-specific porin KdgM family protein: protein MKKVLISAIALAITATAAQAATINLRHEYKSEFGDNDAYHGDRIAVSHRFANGVGFEIEAKYKSNTTGNDDAFDEFTQNGHQANVSYRYKLNDSFTLTPQYKIEMNSSDKMSNQFNLTLGYKVNDDLSVSYRQRYNYTTQANKESSEHYNQGTFAASYSGVEDWGFGASLDYRWRQEGQDTWKGNKAGVNEVNFTGEYKGFESGWRPFAELGFEPTKKYSTDTEKGDYRPRYRVGLKYNF from the coding sequence ATGAAAAAAGTACTTATCTCTGCTATCGCACTCGCTATTACAGCTACTGCTGCACAAGCTGCAACAATCAACTTACGTCATGAATATAAATCTGAATTTGGTGATAATGATGCATATCATGGTGACCGTATTGCTGTTAGCCATCGTTTCGCAAACGGTGTAGGTTTTGAAATTGAAGCAAAATACAAATCGAACACGACTGGAAATGATGATGCATTTGATGAATTTACTCAAAATGGTCACCAAGCAAACGTAAGCTACCGCTACAAATTGAATGACTCATTCACGCTAACTCCTCAATACAAAATTGAAATGAACAGCAGCGACAAGATGAGCAATCAGTTCAACTTGACACTAGGTTACAAAGTTAACGACGACCTTTCAGTTTCGTACCGTCAACGTTACAACTATACAACTCAAGCAAACAAGGAAAGTAGTGAACACTACAACCAAGGTACGTTTGCCGCTAGTTATTCTGGTGTTGAAGATTGGGGTTTTGGTGCTTCTCTAGATTACCGCTGGAGACAAGAAGGCCAAGACACTTGGAAAGGTAACAAAGCTGGCGTTAACGAAGTGAACTTCACCGGAGAATATAAAGGTTTTGAAAGTGGCTGGCGTCCATTTGCTGAACTAGGTTTCGAACCGACGAAAAAATACAGCACAGACACAGAAAAAGGTGATTACCGTCCACGTTACCGTGTTGGCCTGAAATACAACTTCTAA
- a CDS encoding ABC transporter ATP-binding protein — translation MAEVKFNKLEKVYSNGFKAVHGIDLTIKDGEFLVIVGPSGCAKSTTLRMLAGLETISGGEITIGGTVVNNLAPKDRGIAMVFQNYALYPHMTVEENLGFGLKLQKLPKEEIEARVKEAAEILEIEELLDRLPRQLSGGQAQRVAVGRAIVKKPEVFLFDEPLSNLDAKLRASMRVRISDLHRHLKEAGNPATAVYVTHDQTEAMTMGDRICVMKLGEIMQVDTPTELYNSPVNMFVAGFIGAPEMNLHEVVIADEDGEMYVAFGDQRLRLPKVKAEAVRAHGYDKTVFGIRPDNITLSLVEDENVQTMVGDVVRMENMGHEVFVYFRVGDKELTARVPVDDVREKLGMQLQKNVKFAVEMSKVHIFDKKTEKNISLIK, via the coding sequence ATGGCTGAAGTTAAATTTAATAAACTAGAGAAAGTTTATTCAAACGGTTTCAAAGCGGTACACGGTATCGACCTAACAATTAAAGATGGTGAGTTTCTAGTAATAGTAGGCCCATCAGGTTGTGCAAAATCAACTACGCTACGTATGTTAGCGGGTCTGGAAACAATCAGCGGTGGTGAAATTACTATCGGCGGTACAGTAGTAAATAACCTAGCACCAAAAGATCGCGGCATCGCGATGGTATTCCAGAACTACGCTCTATACCCACACATGACGGTAGAAGAGAACCTAGGTTTTGGTTTGAAACTACAGAAGTTACCAAAAGAAGAAATTGAGGCTCGCGTTAAAGAAGCTGCTGAAATTCTTGAAATTGAAGAGCTACTAGATCGTCTACCACGTCAGCTATCTGGTGGTCAGGCTCAGCGTGTAGCGGTAGGTCGTGCAATCGTTAAGAAACCTGAAGTGTTCCTATTCGATGAACCACTATCAAACCTAGATGCAAAACTACGTGCTTCGATGCGTGTTCGTATCTCTGACTTACACCGTCATCTGAAAGAAGCGGGTAACCCTGCTACTGCAGTATACGTCACTCACGACCAAACAGAAGCGATGACCATGGGTGACCGTATCTGTGTAATGAAACTTGGCGAAATAATGCAAGTTGATACTCCAACTGAATTGTACAACAGCCCTGTAAACATGTTCGTAGCAGGTTTCATCGGTGCTCCGGAAATGAATTTACATGAAGTCGTAATCGCGGATGAAGATGGTGAAATGTATGTAGCATTTGGTGATCAACGTCTGCGTTTGCCAAAGGTTAAAGCCGAAGCTGTTCGAGCACATGGCTACGACAAAACTGTGTTTGGTATTCGTCCAGACAATATCACGTTGTCACTAGTTGAAGACGAAAATGTTCAAACTATGGTTGGTGATGTTGTTCGTATGGAAAACATGGGACACGAAGTATTTGTTTACTTCCGTGTTGGCGACAAAGAGCTGACAGCACGTGTTCCAGTTGATGATGTACGTGAAAAACTAGGTATGCAATTACAGAAGAATGTGAAGTTTGCCGTTGAAATGAGCAAAGTGCACATTTTCGATAAGAAAACTGAGAAAAACATTTCTCTAATAAAATAA
- a CDS encoding carbohydrate ABC transporter permease, translated as MSTSIANAAAAANEENERTIRREKINAAIRYTVLIIVGFLMLYPLLWMFTAAMKPNHEIFSSMSLIPSEWSLEGFINGWKTGTEFTFGHYILNTFFYVLPKVFFTVVSSTIVAYAFARFEIPWKKFWFATLIASILLPQSVLLIPQYIMFREMGLLDSYLPLYLPLAFATQGFFVFMLVQFLRGVPTDMEEAAMIDGCNSFQVLWHVVVPVIRPAIISVALFQFMWSVNDFLGPLIYVSSVEKYPIALALKMSIDVTEGAKWNEILAMASIAIIPSIVVFFMSQKYFIEGAASSGIKG; from the coding sequence ATGTCTACTTCAATTGCTAACGCAGCAGCAGCTGCAAACGAAGAAAACGAACGTACGATTCGTCGTGAGAAAATCAATGCGGCTATTCGATACACAGTTCTTATTATCGTTGGTTTCTTAATGCTTTACCCACTATTGTGGATGTTTACAGCGGCAATGAAGCCAAACCATGAAATCTTCTCTTCTATGAGCTTGATCCCAAGTGAGTGGAGTTTAGAAGGCTTCATCAACGGTTGGAAAACCGGTACAGAATTTACATTTGGTCACTACATCCTGAATACATTCTTCTATGTATTGCCAAAAGTATTCTTTACTGTTGTTTCTTCAACAATCGTAGCTTACGCGTTTGCGCGTTTTGAAATCCCATGGAAGAAATTCTGGTTTGCTACGCTAATTGCAAGCATCCTGCTTCCACAATCTGTACTACTTATTCCGCAATACATCATGTTCCGCGAAATGGGTTTACTTGATAGCTATCTACCTCTGTACTTGCCACTGGCATTTGCAACACAAGGTTTCTTCGTATTCATGCTGGTTCAGTTCCTACGTGGCGTACCAACAGACATGGAAGAAGCCGCAATGATTGATGGTTGTAACTCGTTCCAAGTGCTTTGGCACGTAGTGGTTCCAGTTATCCGCCCAGCAATCATCTCTGTTGCACTGTTCCAGTTCATGTGGTCAGTAAACGATTTCTTAGGCCCACTTATCTACGTATCAAGTGTAGAGAAGTACCCAATTGCACTTGCTCTGAAAATGTCTATCGACGTTACAGAAGGCGCGAAGTGGAATGAAATCCTAGCAATGGCATCTATCGCTATCATCCCGTCAATCGTCGTGTTCTTCATGTCTCAGAAATACTTTATTGAAGGCGCAGCTAGCAGCGGTATTAAAGGTTAA
- a CDS encoding oligogalacturonate lyase family protein, which translates to MAKGDILNLEFETFTDSDTNVKVTRITPKDVICHRNYFYQKCFTNNGEKLLLAGDFDGNRNYYLVDLKTQKATQLTEGKGDNTFGGFISTDDKSFFYVKSELNLMQVDLETLEERVVYTVDPEWKGYGTWVANSDCTKLVGIEILRADWAPLTSWEKFAEFYHTNPTCRLIKVDIATGELEVVHQDKAWLGHPIYRPFDDSTVGFCHEGPHDLVDARMWLVNENGSNVRKIKEHAPGESCTHEFWIPDGSAMAYVSYFKGQSDRVIYKANPETLENEEVMVMPPCSHLMSNFDGSLMVGDGCDAPVDVADAESYDIENDPFLYVLNTKAKTATKLCKHSTSWDVLDGDRQITHPHPSFTPGDDGVLFTSDFEGVPAVYIADLPESFKA; encoded by the coding sequence GTGGCTAAAGGTGACATCCTAAACCTTGAATTCGAAACTTTTACTGATAGTGACACTAACGTAAAAGTAACGCGTATCACCCCTAAAGACGTAATCTGTCATCGTAACTATTTCTACCAGAAGTGTTTTACTAACAATGGTGAAAAGCTACTTCTTGCTGGTGATTTTGACGGTAACCGTAACTACTACCTTGTTGATCTTAAAACTCAAAAAGCAACTCAACTTACTGAAGGTAAAGGCGACAATACATTTGGTGGTTTCATTTCTACCGATGACAAATCATTCTTCTATGTGAAAAGTGAACTCAATCTAATGCAGGTTGATCTAGAAACGTTAGAAGAGCGTGTGGTTTACACCGTTGATCCTGAGTGGAAAGGCTACGGTACTTGGGTTGCTAACTCAGACTGTACTAAGCTAGTGGGAATCGAAATTCTTAGAGCAGATTGGGCTCCGCTCACTTCTTGGGAAAAATTCGCTGAGTTTTACCACACCAACCCAACATGTCGTCTAATCAAAGTAGACATTGCAACTGGTGAGCTCGAAGTTGTTCACCAAGATAAAGCATGGTTAGGTCACCCTATCTACCGTCCATTCGACGATTCAACTGTTGGCTTCTGTCACGAAGGACCTCATGACTTAGTTGACGCGCGTATGTGGCTTGTAAACGAAAACGGCAGCAACGTTCGTAAGATCAAAGAACATGCTCCTGGCGAGTCTTGCACGCACGAATTCTGGATTCCAGATGGCAGCGCAATGGCTTACGTATCTTACTTCAAAGGTCAATCAGACCGCGTTATCTACAAAGCAAATCCTGAGACTTTAGAAAATGAAGAAGTCATGGTAATGCCACCATGTTCACACCTAATGAGCAACTTTGATGGTTCTCTAATGGTGGGGGACGGCTGTGATGCTCCAGTAGACGTCGCAGATGCCGAAAGCTACGACATTGAAAACGATCCGTTCTTATATGTTCTCAACACTAAAGCAAAAACAGCAACCAAACTTTGTAAACACAGCACATCATGGGATGTACTAGACGGTGACCGTCAAATTACGCACCCACACCCATCATTCACTCCTGGCGATGATGGCGTTCTGTTTACCAGTGATTTCGAAGGTGTTCCAGCGGTATACATCGCAGACCTACCTGAATCATTCAAAGCATAA
- the kduD gene encoding 2-dehydro-3-deoxy-D-gluconate 5-dehydrogenase KduD — MILDSFDVKGKVAIVTGCDTGLGQGMALGLAQAGCDIVGVNIVEPTETIELIKATGQKFIDIRANLMKLDDIPSIISRAVEECGRIDILVNNAGIIRRNDAIDFSEQDWDDVMNINIKSVFFMSQAVAKQFMAQGNGGKIINIASMLSYQGGIRVPSYTASKSGVMGITRLMANEWAKHNINVNAIAPGYMATNNTAALRADEERNQAILERIPADRWGTPEDLAGPCVFLASKASDYINGYTIAVDGGWLAR, encoded by the coding sequence ATGATTCTTGATTCATTTGATGTGAAGGGTAAAGTTGCAATCGTAACCGGTTGTGATACTGGTCTAGGTCAAGGTATGGCTTTAGGTCTTGCACAAGCAGGTTGTGACATCGTTGGCGTAAACATTGTTGAACCAACTGAAACCATCGAACTTATCAAAGCAACTGGCCAAAAGTTCATCGACATTCGCGCGAACCTAATGAAACTGGACGACATTCCTTCCATCATTAGCCGTGCTGTAGAAGAGTGTGGCCGCATTGACATCCTAGTAAACAACGCAGGTATCATCCGTCGTAACGACGCTATCGACTTCTCAGAGCAAGACTGGGACGACGTAATGAACATCAACATCAAGTCTGTATTCTTTATGTCTCAAGCAGTCGCTAAGCAGTTCATGGCTCAAGGTAATGGCGGTAAGATCATCAACATTGCTTCTATGCTTTCTTACCAAGGCGGTATCCGTGTTCCTTCATACACGGCTTCTAAGAGCGGCGTAATGGGTATTACTCGTCTGATGGCGAACGAATGGGCTAAGCACAACATTAACGTGAACGCGATTGCACCGGGCTACATGGCAACCAACAACACTGCTGCTTTACGTGCTGATGAAGAACGTAACCAAGCTATCCTTGAGCGCATCCCTGCTGACCGTTGGGGTACGCCAGAAGACCTAGCGGGTCCATGTGTGTTCCTCGCTTCTAAAGCTTCAGACTACATCAACGGCTACACTATCGCTGTTGACGGTGGTTGGTTAGCGCGTTAA